In Anthonomus grandis grandis chromosome 6, icAntGran1.3, whole genome shotgun sequence, one DNA window encodes the following:
- the LOC126737905 gene encoding proteasome subunit alpha type-3, translating to MSSIGTGYDLSASQFSPDGRVFQVEYAMKAVENSGTIIGLKGKDGIVLAAEKLVLSKLHEPGTNQRIFNIDKHIGMAFSGLIADARQIVQIARREAAEYRQQYGVSIPLKYLNDRVSMYMHAYTLYSAIRPYGCSVILASYENGEPVMYTIDPSGISYGNLGCASGKAKQSAKTEIEKLKLGNLSCKDLTKEAAKIIYLVHDELKDKNFELELSWVCKESDGCHKRVPEDVFQDAERAAKQAMEADSESDTEDM from the exons atgagtTCGATTGGTACAGGC tatgaTTTATCGGCTTCTCAATTCTCACCGGATGGAAGAGTATTCCAGGTCGAATATGCTATGAAAGCTGTAGAGAACAGTGGAACTATTATTGGCCTAAAAGGGAAAGATGGCATTGTTCTGGCTGCAGAGAAACTGGTTCTATCCAAACTGCATGAACCAGGCACCAATCAACGAATTTTCAATATTGATAAACATATTGGCATG gctttCTCAGGTCTTATAGCAGATGCCAGACAAATTGTCCAAATTGCCAGAAGGGAAGCAGCTGAATACAGGCAACAATATGGAGTAAGCATTCCTTTAAAATACCTTAACGACAGAGTTAGTATGTATATGCATGCTTACACATTGTACAGTGCCATCAGACCTTATGGCTGCAGTGTTATATTGGCCAGTTATGAAAATGGTGAACCTGTAATgtatactattgatccatcaGGAATCAGTTAT ggcAACCTTGGCTGCGCCAGTGGGAAAGCGAAGCAGTCAGCAAaaactgaaatagaaaaattgaaattgggCAACTTGTCTTGCAAAGATTTGACCAAAGAAGCTGCCAAGAT CATTTACTTGGTACATGACGAACTGAAAGACAAAAACTTCGAGCTTGAATTGTCTTGGGTGTGCAAGGAAAGCGACGGGTGCCACAAACGCGTTCCCGAAGATGTTTTCCAGGACGCAGAGCGGGCCGCCAAACAAGCCATGGAAGCAGATTCCGAATCCGATACAGAAGATATGTAG
- the LOC126737908 gene encoding voltage-dependent calcium channel subunit alpha-2/delta-3-like isoform X2 → MMKKFLVLALIFVINRVDGFGADPKKIDNTIRSLHGETVELVDMWSNEIGEKLTELSMTMTRPDRVKESFRHLHKHLYKIDGSLMVEDIARDITSFMQLKVEAVQRIAEYAEFLSYHRIDDAEYKNETRYKYFYFDTDNLQYTDENIARSMEISEDVFTLECHWWCTQKHLPALSDNIFTPDKLKELFHKRETYENEEMSCDCDNLKDALRTNDSYLELPLADDPHFNVKVNFNTSVVKVATNIWERDMSVLEGIRWSEPLDLVFKKNLINDSELTWQYFASPNGFMRHYPAVKWSHEQYDQTYDFRTRSWYTEAMTSPKDIIILIDRSGSMKGMKKKLTHHIVNDILDTLNDNDFVNIYTFNNVTSPLVDCFNDTLVQANEENLRLFREYLPVYDIEYAANITAGLEKAFQILYFFRQKKLSANCNQAIMLITEGLDYPYSLELFNDTNRSKDFPVRIFTYSLSNEKEDEKHLEFIACTNMGYYVNITQQGDIREKILQYLRVMSRPINYNYQRQERQSPIWSYLYVDLADRRLSNWLWTKDEGIRQRDVFLDHVKRRIERLQQKYTSLNHMLLQEHHEYEDYEINKVYDYMTTVSLPVYGRRQNEYNLTGVAGIDVPIKLFRARIPHDKIGVNGYAFIITNNGYILMHPEHITEFEYILKPTFNRVDILETEILDDNNEPRIFGDDILRDHMLKKTEKKVTLKMKYTLDDMKRIIRTTRHYYFTEIGPFTLCIVLPDVYGHVKVNRSATKASQKDLETDYIVEPKDWTIHPDWIYCKKCKNKKEPLDKLAHAYYNEKLRTPLYDDLLHDLEKTAWFDDTSDISQSLISKYLVHQVFLSTSSGLTRWKTFNNGMFQSPNGQPEFASNRSIDEDWYQRAVEENLKNEDMFIYSVPFEISVYENNTMIRGTRAIFVERDNMKFPVAVVGLEFNHQAMYRLYNQITTKSMGKNKITCESDYLNCFILDNNAYILLSDEIEYTGRFIGAIRPDIMYYLVKEKVFEPTRMFDYQATCQFEPPEAPDPTDMRCFVNKTAEKFRSGSPRHPNFYKLILQNILKLVRWLMNLIYLSYDYALSLSPDQIVKEETITFARLKVNKTVPTPCDREMWLFTLKDQFRSTFYENTETKFDCNWPYVVKKIPKTNLLFLALFVKCPMTTSNSYLNSPEPTPILYYQRNKTVSLPCYIATMNNYTREAYMKCYKRDRREDRLITADNRSYCGHVWN, encoded by the exons ATGATGaagaaatttttagttttagcgttaatttttgtaattaatcgTGTTGATGGTTTTGGTGCGGAtccgaaaaaaattgataacacTATTAGAAGTTTGCATGGCGAAACTGTTGAGCT AGTCGACATGTGGTCTAACGAAATAGGCGAGAAACTCACTGAATTAAGCATGACAATGACTAGACCAGACAGAGTTAAAGag agTTTTAGACATTTGCACAAGCACCTTTACAAAATAGATGGGAGTTTGATGGTAGAAGACATTGCCAGAGACATTACAAGTTTCATGCAACTGAAAGTGGAAGCAGTACAA agaataGCAGAATACGCAGAATTTTTGTCCTATCATCGAATAGATGATGCAGAGTACAAAAACGAGACgcgatataaatatttttactttgacACGGATAATTTGCAATACACTGACGAGAACATTGCAAGATCAATGGAAATTTCAGAGGATGTGTTTACT ttggaaTGCCATTGGTGGTGTACCCAAAAACACTTACCAGCCCTAagtgataatatttttactCCAGATAAGCTTAAGGAATTATTTCATAAACGCGAAACTTACGAAAATGAAGAAATGTCTTGTGACTGTGATAATCTCAAGGATGCCTTGCGCACAAACGATAGCTATTTGGAATTGCCTTTGGCAGACGATCcacattttaatgtaaaagttaattttaatacgaGCGTGGTTAAAGTTGCTACTAATATATGGGAGAGAG ATATGTCTGTTCTGGAAGGCATCCGCTGGTCTGAACCATTGGATctggtttttaagaaaaatcttaTAAACGATTCTGAGCTCACTTGGCAATATTTTGCCAGCCCTAATGGGTTTATGAGGCATTATCCCG CTGTAAAATGGTCCCACGAACAGTATGACCAAACTTATGACTTCAGAACCAGATCCTGGTACACTGAAGCGATGACATCCCCAAAGGATATCATTATCTTAATAGACAGATCTGGTTCCATGAAAGGAATGAAAAAGAAACTCACGCACCACATTGTTAACGATATACTTGACACACTAAACGATAAcgattttgttaatatttacacTTTTAACAACGTTACGTCACCGCTGGTTGATTGTTTCAACGACACCCTTGTTCAG gCTAACGAAGAAAACTTGAGACTGTTTCGGGAATATTTGCCTGTATATGATATAGAATATGCTGCCAATATAACTGCCGGACTCGAAAAAGCTTTTCAAATATTGTACTTTTTTAGGCAAAAAAAGCTCA GTGCCAATTGTAATCAGGCTATAATGCTTATAACAGAAGGATTGGATTATCCGTATAGCTTAGAATTGTTTAATGACACTAATAGGTCCAAGGATTTTCCAGTCAGGATTTTCACTTATTCCTTAAGTAATGAAAAAGAGGATGAAAAGCATTTGGAGTTTATTGCTTGTACAAATATGG GTTATTACGTAAATATCACTCAGCAAGGTGACATAAGGGAAAAAATCTTGCAATATCTCAGAGTAATGTCACGCCCTATTAACTACAACTATCAAAGACAAGAAAGGCAATCTCCCATATGGAGTTACTTATATGTTGACTTGGCTGACCGTAGATTGTCCAATTGGTTGTGGACGAAAGATGAAGGAATTAGGCAAAGAGACGTTTTTCTTGACCACGTGAAACGTAGAATCGAGAGGTTACAGCAAAAATACACCAGTTTGAATCATATGCTCCTCCAAGAGCACCAC GAATATGAAGactatgaaataaataaagtgtaTGATTATATGACTACTGTCTCTTTACCGGTATATGGCAGAAGGCAGAATGAG TATAACTTGACTGGTGTAGCCGGTATTGACGTGCCGATAAAACTATTTAGAGCAAGAATTCCTCATGATAAA ATTGGAGTAAATGGTTATGCctttataataactaataatggATATATTTTAATGCATCCGGAGCATATCACTGAG TTTGAGTATATTTTAAAACCGACATTCAACCGGGTGGATATTCTGGAAACGGAAATACTGGACGACAATAATGAACCGAGAATATTTGGAGACGATATT CTAAGAGACCACATGCTGAAGAAAACTGAGAAGAAGGTTaccttaaaaatgaaatatacgTTAGATGATATG AAAAGAATAATCCGAACCACTCGTCATTATTATTTTACGGAAATTGGCCCTTTTACTCTATGTATCGTTCTACCTGATGTTTATGGGCACGTAAAAGTGAATAGGTCGGCCACAAAAGCATCCCAAAAGGATCTGGAAACTGATTATATAGTGGAACCTAAGGATTGGACTATTCATCCTGATTG GATTTATTGCAAGAAGTGTAAGAACAAAAAAGAGCCTCTGGACAAATTAGCGCATGCGTATTACAATGAAAAACTTC ggaCACCGCTCTACGATGATCTTCTTCATGACTTAGAAAAAACTGCATGGTTCGATGATACTTCTGATATCAGTCaaag CTTAATAAGTAAATACTTGGTACATCAAGTGTTCCTTTCTACCAGCTCTGGTTTGACTAGATGGAAAACATTCAATAATGGAATGTTCCAAAGTCCCAATGGCCAACCTGAGTTTGCGAGCAACCGATCAATCGATGAAGACTGGTATCAAAGGGCTGtagaggaaaatttaaaaaatgaagatatGTTCATATATTCAGTTCCGTTTGAGATATCTG tatatgaaaataatacaatGATAAGAGGAACGAGAGCGATCTTTGTTGAAAGGGACAATATGAAGTTTCCTGTGGCAGTTGTTGGTTTAGAGTTTAATCATCAAGCTATGTACAGGTTGTACAACCAAATTACTactaaa TCAATGGGGAAAAACAAGATCACTTGTGAATCGGATTACTTGAATTGCTTCATATTGGATAATAATGCATACATATTACTTAGTGACGAAATTGAATATACTGGTCGGTTCATTGGTGCTATACGTCCAgatattatgtattatttgGTCAAGGAGAAGGTATTTGAGCCAACACG AATGTTTGATTACCAAGCGACTTGCCAGTTTGAGCCACCAGAAGCTCCAGATCCAACAGATATGAGATGCTTTGTCAATAAAACCGCTGAAAAGTTTCGATCTGGTTCTCCAAGACATCCCAATTTCTATAAACTg atattgcaaaatattcttAAGCTAGTTAGATGGCTAATGAATCTTATATATCTAAGCTATGATTACGCTTTATCACTATCACCTGATCAAATAGTCAAAGAAGAAACTATAACATTTGCAAGACTTAAGGTGAACAAAACCGTACCTACTCCATGTGATCGGGAAATGTGGCTATTCACACTTAAAGATCAATTCAGATccactttttatgaaaatactGAAACTAAATTTGATTGTAATTG gCCCTACGTGGTTAAGAAAATACCGAAAACAAATTTGTTATTTCTGGCACTTTTTGTAAAATGTCCGATGACCACCTCGAACTCATACTTGAATTCACCAGAACCGACCCCGATTTTATATTATCAAAGGAACAAAACTGTTTCTTTGCCTTGTTATATCGCTACTATGAACAACTATACTAGGGAGGCTTATATGAAATGCTATAAAAGGGATAGAAGG
- the LOC126737908 gene encoding voltage-dependent calcium channel subunit alpha-2/delta-3-like isoform X1 — MMKKFLVLALIFVINRVDGFGADPKKIDNTIRSLHGETVELVDMWSNEIGEKLTELSMTMTRPDRVKESFRHLHKHLYKIDGSLMVEDIARDITSFMQLKVEAVQRIAEYAEFLSYHRIDDAEYKNETRYKYFYFDTDNLQYTDENIARSMEISEDVFTLECHWWCTQKHLPALSDNIFTPDKLKELFHKRETYENEEMSCDCDNLKDALRTNDSYLELPLADDPHFNVKVNFNTSVVKVATNIWERDMSVLEGIRWSEPLDLVFKKNLINDSELTWQYFASPNGFMRHYPAVKWSHEQYDQTYDFRTRSWYTEAMTSPKDIIILIDRSGSMKGMKKKLTHHIVNDILDTLNDNDFVNIYTFNNVTSPLVDCFNDTLVQANEENLRLFREYLPVYDIEYAANITAGLEKAFQILYFFRQKKLSANCNQAIMLITEGLDYPYSLELFNDTNRSKDFPVRIFTYSLSNEKEDEKHLEFIACTNMGYYVNITQQGDIREKILQYLRVMSRPINYNYQRQERQSPIWSYLYVDLADRRLSNWLWTKDEGIRQRDVFLDHVKRRIERLQQKYTSLNHMLLQEHHEYEDYEINKVYDYMTTVSLPVYGRRQNEYNLTGVAGIDVPIKLFRARIPHDKIGVNGYAFIITNNGYILMHPEHITEFEYILKPTFNRVDILETEILDDNNEPRIFGDDIVSLRDHMLKKTEKKVTLKMKYTLDDMKRIIRTTRHYYFTEIGPFTLCIVLPDVYGHVKVNRSATKASQKDLETDYIVEPKDWTIHPDWIYCKKCKNKKEPLDKLAHAYYNEKLRTPLYDDLLHDLEKTAWFDDTSDISQSLISKYLVHQVFLSTSSGLTRWKTFNNGMFQSPNGQPEFASNRSIDEDWYQRAVEENLKNEDMFIYSVPFEISVYENNTMIRGTRAIFVERDNMKFPVAVVGLEFNHQAMYRLYNQITTKSMGKNKITCESDYLNCFILDNNAYILLSDEIEYTGRFIGAIRPDIMYYLVKEKVFEPTRMFDYQATCQFEPPEAPDPTDMRCFVNKTAEKFRSGSPRHPNFYKLILQNILKLVRWLMNLIYLSYDYALSLSPDQIVKEETITFARLKVNKTVPTPCDREMWLFTLKDQFRSTFYENTETKFDCNWPYVVKKIPKTNLLFLALFVKCPMTTSNSYLNSPEPTPILYYQRNKTVSLPCYIATMNNYTREAYMKCYKRDRREDRLITADNRSYCGHVWN, encoded by the exons ATGATGaagaaatttttagttttagcgttaatttttgtaattaatcgTGTTGATGGTTTTGGTGCGGAtccgaaaaaaattgataacacTATTAGAAGTTTGCATGGCGAAACTGTTGAGCT AGTCGACATGTGGTCTAACGAAATAGGCGAGAAACTCACTGAATTAAGCATGACAATGACTAGACCAGACAGAGTTAAAGag agTTTTAGACATTTGCACAAGCACCTTTACAAAATAGATGGGAGTTTGATGGTAGAAGACATTGCCAGAGACATTACAAGTTTCATGCAACTGAAAGTGGAAGCAGTACAA agaataGCAGAATACGCAGAATTTTTGTCCTATCATCGAATAGATGATGCAGAGTACAAAAACGAGACgcgatataaatatttttactttgacACGGATAATTTGCAATACACTGACGAGAACATTGCAAGATCAATGGAAATTTCAGAGGATGTGTTTACT ttggaaTGCCATTGGTGGTGTACCCAAAAACACTTACCAGCCCTAagtgataatatttttactCCAGATAAGCTTAAGGAATTATTTCATAAACGCGAAACTTACGAAAATGAAGAAATGTCTTGTGACTGTGATAATCTCAAGGATGCCTTGCGCACAAACGATAGCTATTTGGAATTGCCTTTGGCAGACGATCcacattttaatgtaaaagttaattttaatacgaGCGTGGTTAAAGTTGCTACTAATATATGGGAGAGAG ATATGTCTGTTCTGGAAGGCATCCGCTGGTCTGAACCATTGGATctggtttttaagaaaaatcttaTAAACGATTCTGAGCTCACTTGGCAATATTTTGCCAGCCCTAATGGGTTTATGAGGCATTATCCCG CTGTAAAATGGTCCCACGAACAGTATGACCAAACTTATGACTTCAGAACCAGATCCTGGTACACTGAAGCGATGACATCCCCAAAGGATATCATTATCTTAATAGACAGATCTGGTTCCATGAAAGGAATGAAAAAGAAACTCACGCACCACATTGTTAACGATATACTTGACACACTAAACGATAAcgattttgttaatatttacacTTTTAACAACGTTACGTCACCGCTGGTTGATTGTTTCAACGACACCCTTGTTCAG gCTAACGAAGAAAACTTGAGACTGTTTCGGGAATATTTGCCTGTATATGATATAGAATATGCTGCCAATATAACTGCCGGACTCGAAAAAGCTTTTCAAATATTGTACTTTTTTAGGCAAAAAAAGCTCA GTGCCAATTGTAATCAGGCTATAATGCTTATAACAGAAGGATTGGATTATCCGTATAGCTTAGAATTGTTTAATGACACTAATAGGTCCAAGGATTTTCCAGTCAGGATTTTCACTTATTCCTTAAGTAATGAAAAAGAGGATGAAAAGCATTTGGAGTTTATTGCTTGTACAAATATGG GTTATTACGTAAATATCACTCAGCAAGGTGACATAAGGGAAAAAATCTTGCAATATCTCAGAGTAATGTCACGCCCTATTAACTACAACTATCAAAGACAAGAAAGGCAATCTCCCATATGGAGTTACTTATATGTTGACTTGGCTGACCGTAGATTGTCCAATTGGTTGTGGACGAAAGATGAAGGAATTAGGCAAAGAGACGTTTTTCTTGACCACGTGAAACGTAGAATCGAGAGGTTACAGCAAAAATACACCAGTTTGAATCATATGCTCCTCCAAGAGCACCAC GAATATGAAGactatgaaataaataaagtgtaTGATTATATGACTACTGTCTCTTTACCGGTATATGGCAGAAGGCAGAATGAG TATAACTTGACTGGTGTAGCCGGTATTGACGTGCCGATAAAACTATTTAGAGCAAGAATTCCTCATGATAAA ATTGGAGTAAATGGTTATGCctttataataactaataatggATATATTTTAATGCATCCGGAGCATATCACTGAG TTTGAGTATATTTTAAAACCGACATTCAACCGGGTGGATATTCTGGAAACGGAAATACTGGACGACAATAATGAACCGAGAATATTTGGAGACGATATTGTTAGT CTAAGAGACCACATGCTGAAGAAAACTGAGAAGAAGGTTaccttaaaaatgaaatatacgTTAGATGATATG AAAAGAATAATCCGAACCACTCGTCATTATTATTTTACGGAAATTGGCCCTTTTACTCTATGTATCGTTCTACCTGATGTTTATGGGCACGTAAAAGTGAATAGGTCGGCCACAAAAGCATCCCAAAAGGATCTGGAAACTGATTATATAGTGGAACCTAAGGATTGGACTATTCATCCTGATTG GATTTATTGCAAGAAGTGTAAGAACAAAAAAGAGCCTCTGGACAAATTAGCGCATGCGTATTACAATGAAAAACTTC ggaCACCGCTCTACGATGATCTTCTTCATGACTTAGAAAAAACTGCATGGTTCGATGATACTTCTGATATCAGTCaaag CTTAATAAGTAAATACTTGGTACATCAAGTGTTCCTTTCTACCAGCTCTGGTTTGACTAGATGGAAAACATTCAATAATGGAATGTTCCAAAGTCCCAATGGCCAACCTGAGTTTGCGAGCAACCGATCAATCGATGAAGACTGGTATCAAAGGGCTGtagaggaaaatttaaaaaatgaagatatGTTCATATATTCAGTTCCGTTTGAGATATCTG tatatgaaaataatacaatGATAAGAGGAACGAGAGCGATCTTTGTTGAAAGGGACAATATGAAGTTTCCTGTGGCAGTTGTTGGTTTAGAGTTTAATCATCAAGCTATGTACAGGTTGTACAACCAAATTACTactaaa TCAATGGGGAAAAACAAGATCACTTGTGAATCGGATTACTTGAATTGCTTCATATTGGATAATAATGCATACATATTACTTAGTGACGAAATTGAATATACTGGTCGGTTCATTGGTGCTATACGTCCAgatattatgtattatttgGTCAAGGAGAAGGTATTTGAGCCAACACG AATGTTTGATTACCAAGCGACTTGCCAGTTTGAGCCACCAGAAGCTCCAGATCCAACAGATATGAGATGCTTTGTCAATAAAACCGCTGAAAAGTTTCGATCTGGTTCTCCAAGACATCCCAATTTCTATAAACTg atattgcaaaatattcttAAGCTAGTTAGATGGCTAATGAATCTTATATATCTAAGCTATGATTACGCTTTATCACTATCACCTGATCAAATAGTCAAAGAAGAAACTATAACATTTGCAAGACTTAAGGTGAACAAAACCGTACCTACTCCATGTGATCGGGAAATGTGGCTATTCACACTTAAAGATCAATTCAGATccactttttatgaaaatactGAAACTAAATTTGATTGTAATTG gCCCTACGTGGTTAAGAAAATACCGAAAACAAATTTGTTATTTCTGGCACTTTTTGTAAAATGTCCGATGACCACCTCGAACTCATACTTGAATTCACCAGAACCGACCCCGATTTTATATTATCAAAGGAACAAAACTGTTTCTTTGCCTTGTTATATCGCTACTATGAACAACTATACTAGGGAGGCTTATATGAAATGCTATAAAAGGGATAGAAGG